In a genomic window of Pseudomonas mohnii:
- a CDS encoding class I SAM-dependent rRNA methyltransferase, giving the protein MSSLNQALRAALEHRQDLLAELHQQGTDCYRLFHGSQEGAGGLTIDRYGPQLLVQSFHQSLEREALLQLHEIVSQHLGLDLLLVYNDRSRGNSRIDREDTVYRADEAALQDLVGHEWGLNYRVRGRHAGQDPLLFLDLRNTRGWVKDHSKNKSVLNLFAYTCGVGLSAAAGGASEVCNLDFAEGNLAVGRENGLLNPQLPTMTFIQSDYFPAIRQLAGLPISQRRGQKLPSYQRLEQRQYDLVLLDPPAWAKSAFGTVDLLRDYQSLLKPALLTTADNGVLICCNNLAKVSMDDWREQVLRCAEKAGRPVREWTVMKPGADFPSMDQQPPLKTLILQL; this is encoded by the coding sequence ATGTCTTCCTTGAATCAGGCGCTGCGCGCCGCCCTTGAACATCGCCAGGACCTGCTGGCCGAACTGCACCAGCAAGGCACCGACTGCTATCGCCTGTTCCATGGCAGCCAGGAAGGCGCCGGGGGCCTGACGATTGACCGCTACGGCCCGCAACTGTTGGTGCAAAGCTTCCACCAGTCGCTGGAACGCGAGGCGCTGCTGCAACTGCATGAAATCGTCAGCCAGCATCTGGGCCTCGACTTGCTGCTGGTCTACAACGACCGCTCCCGTGGCAACTCGCGTATCGATCGCGAAGACACCGTCTACCGCGCCGACGAAGCGGCCCTGCAAGATCTGGTCGGCCACGAGTGGGGGCTCAATTACCGGGTCCGCGGACGCCACGCCGGGCAAGACCCTTTGCTGTTCCTCGACTTGCGCAACACGCGCGGCTGGGTCAAGGACCACAGCAAAAACAAAAGTGTGCTGAACCTGTTCGCCTACACCTGTGGGGTCGGCCTCAGTGCCGCGGCCGGTGGCGCCAGCGAGGTGTGCAACCTGGACTTCGCCGAAGGCAATCTAGCAGTCGGTCGTGAAAATGGCCTGCTCAACCCGCAATTGCCGACCATGACGTTCATTCAGTCCGATTACTTCCCGGCCATCCGCCAATTGGCCGGCCTGCCGATCAGCCAGCGACGCGGGCAGAAACTGCCAAGCTATCAGCGCCTGGAACAGCGCCAATATGATCTGGTACTGCTCGATCCACCGGCCTGGGCCAAGAGTGCTTTCGGCACCGTCGACCTGCTGCGCGACTACCAGAGCCTGCTCAAACCCGCCCTGTTGACCACCGCCGACAATGGCGTGCTGATCTGCTGCAACAACCTGGCAAAAGTCAGCATGGACGACTGGCGTGAACAGGTTTTACGTTGTGCCGAGAAAGCCGGGCGGCCGGTGCGAGAGTGGACGGTGATGAAACCCGGGGCCGATTTCCCGTCGATGGATCAGCAACCGCCACTGAAAACCCTGATCCTGCAGCTTTGA
- a CDS encoding oxygenase MpaB family protein, producing the protein MEFIRSRIESQIMSLTGLSLGKLDLENPKGDPGLFGPDSVSWQVHGDFSSMLIGGISALMLQALHPLALAGVWDHSNFREDMLGRLRRTGQFISGTTFGSRQDADWLIEKVRTIHLQVTGTAPDGRPYAASDPDLLTWVHVAEVSNFLAAHLRYRNPHLSPADQDSYYAEIALVAERLGARDVPRSRRAVAEYLEQIRPQLLCDERSREVLRLLLNAPSPSRLAKPFGGMMMQAGIDLLPDWASDLLGVSQSPLQRKLIRASVNRSAPMLRWAVRNGSVQRAKRRMGLLT; encoded by the coding sequence ATGGAATTCATCCGCAGCCGTATCGAAAGCCAAATCATGAGCCTGACCGGTCTGTCCCTGGGCAAGCTCGACCTGGAAAACCCCAAAGGCGATCCGGGCCTGTTCGGGCCTGACTCGGTGAGTTGGCAGGTTCACGGCGACTTCAGCAGCATGCTCATCGGCGGTATTAGCGCCCTGATGCTGCAAGCCTTGCATCCGCTGGCACTGGCCGGAGTGTGGGACCATTCGAATTTTCGCGAGGACATGCTCGGTCGCCTGCGCCGCACCGGACAGTTTATTTCCGGCACCACCTTCGGTTCGCGACAGGACGCTGACTGGCTGATCGAGAAGGTCCGCACCATTCATCTGCAAGTGACCGGCACGGCGCCCGATGGGCGCCCCTATGCCGCCAGCGACCCCGACCTGCTGACCTGGGTGCATGTGGCCGAAGTCAGCAACTTCCTCGCCGCGCACCTGCGCTATCGCAACCCGCACCTTTCTCCAGCCGATCAGGATAGCTACTACGCTGAAATCGCCCTGGTCGCCGAACGCCTGGGGGCCCGCGATGTGCCCCGTTCCCGGCGGGCCGTGGCCGAGTATCTGGAGCAAATCCGCCCGCAACTGTTGTGCGACGAACGCAGTCGCGAAGTCTTGCGGCTGCTCTTGAACGCCCCCTCTCCCAGCCGTTTGGCCAAGCCTTTCGGGGGGATGATGATGCAGGCCGGGATCGATCTGCTACCGGACTGGGCCAGTGACCTGCTCGGCGTCAGCCAGAGCCCGTTGCAACGCAAGCTGATCCGCGCCAGCGTCAATCGCAGCGCACCGATGCTGCGTTGGGCGGTGCGCAATGGCTCGGTGCAACGTGCCAAGCGACGGATGGGGTTATTGACCTGA